The following nucleotide sequence is from Cricetulus griseus strain 17A/GY chromosome 9, alternate assembly CriGri-PICRH-1.0, whole genome shotgun sequence.
CCCGTGCGGGAAGTCCTTCCGCACCGTGGCTGGCCTGTCCCGCCACCAGCACAGCCACGGCGCGGCGGCGGCGGCGCCGGCGGCCAGGCCTTCCGCTGCGGCAGCTGCGACGGCGCCTTCCCGCAGCTGGCCAGCCTGCTGGCGCACCAGCAGTGCCACGTGGAGGAGGCGGCGGCCGGACGCCCGCCGCCGCAGGCGAGGCCGCCGAGGTCACCTGTCCCAGGAGCCTCTAGCCCCCGCCACGCCGgccccgccgccgccgccgccgccgccgccgcccccCGCCCCTGCGACCGCCGAGCGGCCCTACAAGTGCGCCGAGTGCGGCAAGGCCTTCAAGGGCTCGTCGGGGCTGCGCTACCACCTGCGGGACCACACGGGCGAGCGGCCCTACCAGTGCGGCGAGTGCGGCAAGGCCTTCAAGCGCTCGTCGCTGCTGGCCATCCACCAGCGCGTGCACACGGGCCTGCGGGCCTTCACCTGCGGCCAGTGCGGCCTCACCTTCAAGTGGTCGTCCCACTACCAGTACCACCTGCGGCTGCACTCGGGCGAGCGGCCCTACGCCTGCGGCGAGTGCGGCAAAGCCTTCCGCAACACGTCGTGCCTGCGGCGCCACCGGCACGTGCACACGGGCGAGCGGCCCCACTCGTGCAGCGTGTGCGGCAAGAGCTTCGCACAGACCTCCAACCTGCGCCAGCACCAGCGCGTGCACACGGGCGAGCGGCCCTTCCGCTGCCCGCTCTGCCCCAAGACCTTCACGCACTCTTCCAACCTGCTGCTGCACCAGCGCACGCACTCGGCCGAGCGCCCCTTCGCCTGCCCCGTCTGCGGCCGCGGCTTCGTCATGGCCGCCTATCTGCAGCGGCACCTGAGGACGCACGCCCCGGCCCCGGCCCCGGCCCCGGCCCCGGCCCCTtctgccgccgccgccgccgccggcCCCGCCGCGCCACAGCCCCCCGCCCCGCTGGCCGCCGCGCCGGCCCCGCTGGCCGCCCAGGACGTTCACGTGCTCCCCCACCTACAGGCCACGCTGTCGCTCGAAGTAGCCGGAGCCACGGCTCAGGCCACGCCCCCCGCCCCGGTCGTCCCCAACTCCCAGACATTCCTCCTGGTGCAGACTGCGCAGGGCCTGCAGCTGATCCCTAGCAGTGTCCAGCCCCCcacgccccgccccgcccccgcccccgcccccaagCTCATCCTGCTGCCTCCCGCCAGTGCCGGCGGTGCGGGCAATGGTGCTGCCAGGCAGGGCCCTCGGGCCGCGGGCAAAGCGGGACAGGGAACCGGGGTAGTGTGGCTCCCAGGCCCAAGTGGTCTGGGGGTGCAGGGAGGGGGCAGTGCGGGGGCTGGCGGGGCAGGGCAGAGCCTCATCGTTGTGCAGAATGTCGGCAGTGCGGAGGCAGCGCCGCAGGACGTGAGCGGGGTGCAGCTCCAGCCGGCGCAGGAAGTGGCCACGGTGCAGCTCCAGGCCGCGCAAGAAGTGACCACGGTGCAGCTCCAGCCCGCGCAGGAAGTGACCACGGTGCAGCTCCAGCCCCTGACAGGCCAAGTCTCCAGTTCTAATGGAGGAACTGTGGCTACGGACACTCCCAACCTGCTGGTGGTTCAGAGCGGGGCCGCCGAAGAGCTGCTCGCCGGCCCTGGCCCCGGGGAGGTGGGGGACAGCGAGGCCGGTGCCAGTGTGGTCCAGGATGTGCTCTTTGAAACCCTGCAGACAGACGAGGGGCTGCAGAGTGTGCTGGTGCTGAGTGGAGCCGACGGCGAGCAGACCCGGCTCTGCGTGCAGGAGGTGGAAACCCTTTCCCCTGGACTGACGGAGCCAGCCGCCACTGGCTCACCCGGACAGAAACTCCTCATCATCCGCAGCGCTCCAGCGGCTGACCTGCTGGACAACGGCGGCGGCGCTGCAGGAGGCGGCGGCGCCACCACACTGCAGCTCCTGGCCCCACCAGCACCTGGCCCGGTCTCTGCCCCCGTGGGGGTGCCCGTAGCTCCCACCCCCCAGATGGTACAAGTGGTCCCTGCGGTGGCTGGCCCGGGGGTCATGGCTCCACAGCCCTTGCCCTCCATCCAGATCGTGCAGACCCTGCCTGCGGTCCAGTTGGTACACACGTTTTGAAGAGACCCGCTAGATAGACGCCCCCACACTCCCTCCCGCCCCCCCACAATGAACTGTTCTCCTCAGCTGGGCTGGGGTCAGGCCCAGAGCCAGGGGGGCGGCTGGCTGGGCTTGCTAATAAAGACAGAGTCTCTTCTTGGTTTTGCTTTCgtggggtgggggcgggaggATGGTCATGGCATAGCTGCTGCCTAGGACCTGGAAGTCTTCATTCATTCCGGCCTCCCGGGCTCTGCGATGACTTGCTTTGTACTCGGACGCTAAGTGCTTCTCCACGGTGCGGCCCAGTTCCTCCAGCCCTTAAAGTTTTATTCAGaggtttattgtgtgtgtgtcgggggtaCGCCTGTGGAGGTCACAGACTTTGCGGGAGTCTGCCTCCCATCTTTTAAAGGTGtaaggtgtgtgtgcgtgtgcgtgtgtctgCGCAGGTGCGTGTCACTGTAGTCACTTTAGCAGGGAGGGATCAAATTTCGGATTCTTCCTTTTCCTGTAAGTCAGTCTCACCTTTACCTCACCTGAAAGGTAGGTAGAGGGATGTTATTGATCCAAACGCGACACCCCAGGAGCCACCGGGTTGAGATACAGGTCGCTGTGGATGGTGGTGCTCAGTACTGCCCCCACTCCTTACCGCAGGGGCCCAGGCGCCAATGAGACTGGGTTCTCAAGcaaagcctcctcctcctcctcctgaggcttAGGTCGCTTAGCAACGAAGGGAAGGCCCGGCAAGAAAGGAGCTGTGCTAATCCCTCCACAGACAGGCCGGGTAAGAAACCCTGTGGGTCCCcgcccccttcccctttccccacgGTTCTCCCGCAGGTCACAGCTCTCCCCTCGCCCTCGCAGTCCCCTCATCACTCCCAACCCCTGCCCCGAGGTGGGGGAAGCGTGGCAACAGTTGCTAAGGCGTCGGCCCCGCCTCCAGGCGGGAGTGTGGACGTCACTTCCGCCGGTGACCCCTTCCTGACCCTGCTAGCCCTTGCTGTCAAGGGATTCGAGCAACCTCGCGGAGGTGCTTGCAGGGCCGGGTCCCTGCTGCGCTGCACGGCAGGGGTGGGGACCGCGGCAGGAGACGGGCTCCTGGAatgcggggggagggggggaccaGTTTACAGACAGAGCGCTGCAGGCCCTCCCCGGAGTGGGGGCTCTGGGGGCGCCTGACCTGCCACCGAGGCAGCTCCCTTTGGTGGTGCTCCCTTTGGTGGTGCTCCCGCGTCCTTGGCGATCCGGGAGCCGCTGCTTCCCATCCCTCCCAGGGCTCTGAGGACTCCGGTTGCCCACCTAACACGGACCTACTTGTTTTCAGCAGGTGCACGGCGCCAGCTCCCTCCTGGGGGGGGCGGCGGCCTGGGGGCTACCATGGCCCCCAACCACCTGTCAGTGCGGGAGATGAGGGACGATGAGAAGCCCCTGGTGCTGGAGATGCTCAAGGTGAGAGGCCGGCAGGGGCACCAGTGAGCATGCGCAGCTACTTGGGGCCATTCAAAGTGGGTTCCCCCTGCCCCGCCCACCTGCCTGCCCTCCCGGGGACCTCCAAAGGGGGGTATCTTCGCCTCGGCTGTTTGGAATCGGTCCCTTGtctccagttcctcctccccaCTTACAGCTCAGCTGCTGTGGAGGCTGAACGCTCAGTTCAGGCCTCCCGACCGCCAGTCGGGCCCACTTACCAGTCCCCAAACGAGAGGCGCTGTCACCCCCACCCCGACCCTCCTGCCGGGAGCCCACAGCCTCCCCCCCCTATCCTGTTAAGTCTTCTCTGGTGCTTTACCCTAGCATGCCCTCCAGACTCGGTGGTCCCAGGccctcatccatccacccatccatccactcatccacccacccatccatccatccacccacccatccactcatccacccacctacccatccatccatccatccatccatcatccacccacccatccacccaccatcatccacccacccatccacccatccatccatccatccatccacccacccaaccacccatccacccatccatccatccacccatccatccatccatctacccatccatccatccacccatccacccacccacccatccatccacccacccatccatccacccacccatccacccaaacttcattcattcactgagcCCTTCGCACCCAGTGGGTCAGACTGGAACTACCCCATCCGCTGGCTTCT
It contains:
- the LOC113837247 gene encoding LOW QUALITY PROTEIN: zinc finger protein 628-like (The sequence of the model RefSeq protein was modified relative to this genomic sequence to represent the inferred CDS: inserted 4 bases in 4 codons; deleted 2 bases in 1 codon), whose amino-acid sequence is MAGSHVDMAPASTTEGTGEKPGPTAPAPTPAAQYECGECGKSFRWSSRLLHHQRTHTGERPYKCPDCPKAFKGSSALLYHQRGHTGERPYQCPDCPKAFKRSSLLQIHRSVHTGLRAFTCGQCGLAFKWSSHYQYHLRQHTGERPYPCPDCPKAFKNSSSLRRHRHVHTGERPYTCGVCGKSFTQSTNLRQHQRVHTGERPFRCPLCPKTFTHSSNLLLHHRTHGPAAAAIPGAAIPAPAEEPGPDSSSAKVLVSDAYLPPPSPPAPPXPPAAAPPVVPELFLAAAETTVELVYRCDGCEQGFGSEELLLEHQPCPGPAPPPEAPAQLPQADPPLPQPPXAPAGPPNFACLPCGKSFRTVAGLSRHQHSHGAAAGAGGQAFRCGSCDGAFPQLASLLAHQQCHVEEAAAGRPPPQXEAAEVTCPXEPLAPATPAPPPPPPPPPPPAPATAERPYKCAECGKAFKGSSGLRYHLRDHTGERPYQCGECGKAFKRSSLLAIHQRVHTGLRAFTCGQCGLTFKWSSHYQYHLRLHSGERPYACGECGKAFRNTSCLRRHRHVHTGERPHSCSVCGKSFAQTSNLRQHQRVHTGERPFRCPLCPKTFTHSSNLLLHQRTHSAERPFACPVCGRGFVMAAYLQRHLRTHAPAPAPAPAPAPSAAAAAAGPAAPQPPAPLAAAPAPLAAQDVHVLPHLQATLSLEVAGATAQATPPAPVVPNSQTFLLVQTAQGLQLIPSSVQPPTPRPAPAPAPKLILLPPASAGGAGNGAARQGPRAAGKAGQGTGVVWLPGPSGLGVQGGGSAGAGGAGQSLIVVQNVGSAEAAPQDVSGVQLQPAQEVATVQLQAAQEVTTVQLQPAQEVTTVQLQPLTGQVSSSNGGTVATDTPNLLVVQSGAAEELLAGPGPGEVGDSEAGASVVQDVLFETLQTDEGLQSVLVLSGADGEQTRLCVQEVETLSPGLTEPAATGSPGQKLLIIRSAPAADLLDNGGGAAGGGGATTLQLLAPPAPGPVSAPVGVPVAPTPQMVQVVPAVAGPGVMAPQPLPSIQIVQTLPAVQLVHTF